The DNA region CGGTTTGAAGAACAAAATACCGTTTCGCTTTATCAAGCAAAAGATAAAAATAAAGACCAATCTTATTTCCTTTGGACTTTAACGCAAAATCAATTAAAACACGCTCTTTTTCCGATAGGCGATTACACGAAAAACGAGGTGCGCGAAATGGCGCGTAAATTTAATTTGCCAACCGCGGAAAAAAAAGATTCGCAGGGGCTTTGTTTCGTGGGTAAAATTGATTTCGCGGAATTTTTAAAAGGTTTGATTTCAGCTCATAAAGGCGCGGCGGTCAGCGCGGCTGGCCGAAAAATCGGCGAACATGACGGAGCGGAATTTTATACCATTGGCCAAAGGCATGGCATTGGCGTCGGAGGAGGAGAATTGCCGCTTTATGTCGCTCAAAAAGACATCAAAGCGAATGTTATCGTGATGGTTGAGAAAGATAATCCTCTTCTTTATAAAAAAGAGCTTATGGCCGGAGATATAAACTGGATAGCGGGCAAATCGCCTAAATTGCCGTTTAAATGCGAAACGCGCGTCAGATACCGCCAGCCGCTTCAAGAGGCGAGAATTATGAATGATGAATCAAGGATTAAAGTTGTTTTTAATAAGCCGCAGAGAGCGGTGGCGCCGGGACAATCCGTGGTTTTTTATTTACCCGCCGTAGCTTCAGCAAAGGCGGGCGACAAAAAACAAGTATTAGGCGGCGGCATTATTTGTTAAAAACATCATATTGTCAGAATTTTTTGAAAGAAATATAATTAAAGTTAATAAAGTCGATTTTAAAAACTAATCAATTAAACAAAGTATTTTTAAAAAATGAAAACCGCTAAAAAATCCAATAAAAAAGTTTTGCCAACCGTTCTAAATCAATATCTGAAAGCCGATCTTTTTAAAGCTTTAAATACCGAAGCTCTTTTGCCAGAAGAGAGGGTGTCTTTGCTGGAGTCTGTCGGAGAAGTCGTGAACAAGCGAATTATCATGAGATTGATGCGAAAACTTTCTGACGAACAAAAAGACCAGCTTGATTTGATTCTGGCCGAACATCCAAAAGAAGATTTCGCGCTTGGACGTTTTTTAAAGTCGGAAATGCCGGATTTACAGCAAATTATCAATGAAGAAACCGCCGGCTATAAAAAAGAATTGATTGATACTTTTAACGCTTAATTTGAATATAAACCATGGAGAGTGAAAAAAATTTTAAAAATTCGGAATCCGGCCGCATAAAAACTGAAAAAGAAAAGATGATTGAAAAAGGAATAATCACTCCGGAAGAACCTGAAAAAGAATTATCGTTTAATATCCCTGAAAAAGATATAAAAAAAGAAGAGTTATCGTTTGATGTTTCTAAAGAACCTGAAAAGATTATTGAAAAAGAATTATCGTTTGATGTTTCCGTAAAAGAAAAAGTTTCCGAAAGAACAAAAGAAGAATCCCGGCTTGGCAAAGATGAAACTTTGACTCTTTATCGGCTTTTGCGCGGGAAAGGAGAAAACGCGGAAGAAGTTCCGGCTGATTTTAAATTGCCTGCGGAAATGGAAAAAAACGCGGCTGATTTTTTTAAAACCAGAACCCGTTATGTTGAGGAATGGGATAAACACCAGCAAACATTAAAAACACTGGAAAAATCCAAAGGAAAAGAAGGAGATATTGAATATATTGACGCCCGAAGATATCTGGAAAACGCGGATGCCTCTTATAAATTGGCTTTAGAAAGATTAAAAAGAGACGTTGTCGGCTATAAATACCGGGAAAAAATTAAGGAATTTCCCGAAGCCGCCGCAAAAATAGGAAAGAAAAAAGAATATGCCGCGGCAAGCGCGTCCGTGATGGTTGGCATAGCAAAATTAATCAACGCTGATCTTGAGAAGATTAAAATGGAGAAAATGAGTGAAAGAAATGAACAAGAAAAAGGCAGAATGCGAAAACTTTGGGATAAGTATACCGGATTATCGCGCGGGAAGAGGCTTTTTCTGTCAGCCGGCCTTTCCGCGGGTTTTGCAGGGGCCGGAATTGCTTTCGCGCTTGGTCCGGGCGGCTGGCTTCTCGCGGCCGGCGTTGCCGGCCATCGCGGATTGAGAACTTTGGGCGGTGGCGCGATTGCCAGCGGATTGAACGCGCTTGGCCGAAAAATTTTCGGGTCTAAATTCGGCAAAGAAAGAATGGAAAGTTTAACTCAAGAAACAGGGGCAATTGAAAAAGAAATTTTGGTAGAAATAGAAAATCAAAGAAAATTGCCAAAAAGCGAGAAAAATAAATGGCGGATGATGGAAATTATTGATTGCCACAGCGACGAATACGATAAAAAATTGAAAGATATCGGACGCCGCGAAGGAAAAACTAATATGATCATAGCGCTGGCCAGCGGTTTAATCGGCGGCATTTCGGCGGCAGGGCTGGATTGGTATTTCAGCCGGCCAAAAGTTTCGGAAGTGGCTGAATTGGCGGAAATAAAAAAAGGAGCGGCGCCGATTGAACCAAACGGATTAAAAGTAGAAAGCGAAATTTCCGCTGTTAAAGAAGCAGCCGAGATTTCCCAATTAAAAGAAATCGCGCCTTTGAAAATTGGCGTGCGCGGGCCGGAAGGAGCGATTATTGATTATTTTAAAGGTAATCCCGAAATGGCCAAGAAATTCGGCTGGGACGGAATAAAAGATTTAAAAGATTGGTCCGGAATAAAAGCCCATCAATTATGGTTTGAAGACGCTCAAGAAGCCTTAAAAAATCAGGAAATTTTAAATAAACTTAAATCGCTCGGTTATTCCCAAGATATAGAAGGTTACGGCCAGATGATGCGCCGCATTGGAAAAGGATTTGTGGAACTTGATCCCAAAACCGGCAAAATGGATTTAGCGGACAGCGCCGAGTATTTGAAAGCCGTCAAAGGCGCGGGAACATCGGTTGAAAGCGGATTGCTGGCTGAAAACGGAATGTCAGGAATTGAAACAGCACAATCCGTCAAGCCGCGGTTTAATCCCGAAGAAGCCGCTGTCAGGCACGCCGGCGATCAAAGAGAATTGGAGCATTATATAACGGGACAGGAAGGCGGTTTAAAACCTCCGGCTGAAATAGAAACCGATGGAGTCTCTTCATCGCGCGAAATGCCGGGTTTTATCCAAAAAGCCGGTTCGGAATTAAGTCCTCTAAATCCAATGGAAATTTCCAGCGCAGACAAACAAGCCGTTGATTTAATCGGCCAAATTAAATCAGGAGAATTGACGGTTGATAAATTCAGCGCTGACTATGCCAAAGAACTGGGAGGAACCAAAGGCATGAGCCCTGAATTAAAAGACAATTTAGCGAAAACATTTGAGGCCTTAAAATCTTCAGATCCGATGAAAAGATTGAACTCCGAAGTAATTTTTAAAGCGATGATGCGAAAATTAATGGCGATAAGGAAAACTTTTAGAAATATCTGAAATATTTTTATCCCGTTAAAAAATACTCTGCTTACCCTGTCTGCATTAAATTGACAAAATTTTTGATTTTTGCTAATGTAAGAATGTGAGTGCGTTCCCGCTTTTCGCGGGATACAAACGATATCTGTGCAAAGGCCCGCTTTAGCGGGTCTTTGTATTTTTTTATTTTATTAATTTTAATTTGCTGTTTTTCTCGCTGTATTTTAAACTAAAGATAGTTCGCGCGCGTAAAGGGTGGCAGAGATTGTACTCACAAAGGATATTGTTTGGAGTTAACATCCTGCCATCCTTTACGCTCGCGAAGAATTTTTTTTAGATTCTGTTTTCAATGGAGTTATCCACAGTTTTAATTTTTGCTCTCTTTTTTTAAAAAAGTATGCGATAATTAAAATAGAAGCATAAAATAAAATTAATTTTCGTTTTAAATAAGCAAACAATTAAGGTCGATGTTTGTTTTAAGATTTTTAAGAATTGAAATTTAAGATAAAAGATAAAATGGTCAAAAAAAGAAAAGGAAGGAAATCCAGAAAGACCGCTAAAAGAAAAACCGTTAAAAGAAAGCCGTCTAAAAGAAGCCGGCCGAAAAAAAGAAAGAGGCGATAAATTATAAAATCCCTCTCGCTTATTATAGGCAGAGGGGTTTTATTGTTGATTATTTTATTTAATGTTAATATGTTAATCATTGGTTTATGAGGATACATATTAAAACTACTAATTTTGAATTAACTTCCGCCGTTAAAGCGCTGGCGCAGGAAAAACTTTTTTTTCCGGCAGAGAAACTTTTAGAAACATTAAATAATAAAGCCGATATTATTTTTGAGGCGGAACTGGCCAAGATCACTAAACATCATAAGGAAGGAAAAGTTTGGCGTTGCGAAATAAATTTGGATTTACCGGGGATTAAAAATATTTTAAGAGCCGGCGCTTTAGGCGAATCTTTAGAAGAGGCGATTAATTTAGTGAAATCAAAAATGGAACGCGAAATTAAAAAATATAAAGATAAATCGGTGAGAAAAGACAGAGAAGTAATCAGAGAAATAAAACATAATTTATAAAAAAATATGGTTCCATCACGGATATTTTTTACCAAAGGAGTTGGCGTGCATAAAGAACGGCTGGCGTCGTTTGAGCTTGCTCTCCGCGCCGCCGGCATCGCCCATTGCAATCTTATTCTTGTTTCCAGCATTTATCCGCCGGGCGTAAAAAAAATTTCCAAAGAAGAAGGAGTTAAAATGCTTCGGCCCGGCGAGGTGGTCTTCGCGGTGTATGATCGGGAAGCCACCAATGAGCCGAACCGCCTGATTGCCGCGTCCGTCGGCGTGGCGATTCCCGCGGATGGAAATCAACATGGTTATCTTTCCGAACATCATGCGTTTGGAGAAACGGAAGAAAAAGCGGGAGAATACGCGGAAGATCTTGCCGCGAGCATGCTTGCTTCAACGCTCGGCATTGAATTTAACGCTCAAACCGCATGGGATGAAAGGGAACAGATATTTAAAATGTCGGGAAAAATTGTCCGTGTTTCAAATATTACGCAATCGGCTGTTGGAAATAAAGACGGCCTTTGGACGACGGTGTTTGCCGCCGCGGTGTTTGTGGAATAAATTTTCATACTATCTTTTTTTTAAAAAAACCGTCCGGAAACGGCTTTTTTAATTAAGAAAAAGCGATATAATGGATTTATTACGCAATAAATGTTATGTCAATTTTTGGAAATATCGCGAGAATTTTTGGCAATGCCAATGAAAAATTTTTAAAACAGCTCAATTCTCTGGTGGAAAGAATTAATTCTCTGGAAAGAGATTTTAAAGATTTAAAAGACGGCGATCTGCCGGAGAAAACTCAAGAATTTAAAGAACGGCTTAAAAAAGGAGAGACCTTGGACGATCTTCTGCCGGAAGCTTTTGCTTTGGTCAGAGAAGCGGCAAAAAGAACTCTGAATCAGCGCCATTATGACGTCCAGCTTTTAGGCGGCATAATTCTTCATCAGGGAAAAATCGCTGAAATGAAAACCGGCGAAGGCAAGACTTTGGTGGCTACTCTGCCTGCTTATCTTAACGCGCTTCTGGAAAAAGGGGCGCATATCGTGACGGTAAACGATTACTTAAGCCGCCGAGACGCGGTCTGGATGGGGCAGATTTATCATATTCTTGGATTGAAAGTCGGATGCCTGAATCATGAGGCCAGTTATTTATACGATCCAATTTATAAAAATCAGGAAAATGAGCAAAATAAATTTCAAAATAAACTTGATGAAATAAGAGACACCGAAGGATCATTTAAAGTAGTCCATGAATTTTTGCGGCCTTGTTCCCGCAAAGAGGCTTATGAGGCGGATATCACTTATGGCACTAATAACGAATTTGGCTTTGATTATTTGCGCGACAATATGGCGTACGACTTGGCGCAAGTTTCGCAAAAGAATCATTATTTCGCCGTTGTTGACGAAGTTGATTCTATTTTAATTGATGAAGCGCGGACGCCTTTGATAATTTCCGCTCCGGATGAAGAATCCGGCGAGCTTTACCGTAATTTTTCAAAAATAGCGCCGCGCCTTCAAAAAGGCGCTGATTATAATGTTGATGAAAAAATGAAAGCGGTCATTATCACTGACGGCGGAATCGGCAAAGTGGAAAAAATTCTCGGCGTGGAGAATATTTACACGGAAAAAGGCATAAAATATGTTCATCATCTGGAGCAGGCGCTTCGCGCCCAAGCGCTTTTTCAGCGCGACAGGGATTATGTGGTAAAAAACAACGAAGTCCTAATCGTTGACGAATTCACCGGTCGGCTGATGCCCGGCCGGCGCTGGTCAGACGGACTTCATCAGGCGATTGAAGCTAAAGAAGGGGTTTCCGTTCAGCGCGAATCGCGCACCATGGCTTCCATCACTTTTCAAAATTATTTCAGAATGTACGAAAAACTTTCCGGAATGACCGGCACGGCCCTGACTTCGGCCGAGGAATTTCATAAAGTTTATAATTTGGAAGTTTTGGCTGTGCCCACGAATAAGCCGCTTATCCGGAAAAACTTTTCCGATAAAATTTTTCAAACGGAAAAAGGAAAATTTCAGGCCGTGGTTGAAAAAATAAAAGAATGCCGCAAAAAAAATCAGCCGATTTTAGTGGGAACGGTTTCCATTAAGAAAAACGAAAAATTATCGGCTCTTTTAACAAGAGAAGGTGTGCCGCATAAGCTTTTGAATGCCAAAAATCATGAAAAAGAAGGGGCGATTATCGCACAGGCGGGAAGGCCAGGCGCGGTGACGATTGCCACTAATATGGCGGGCCGCGGCGTAGATATACTCCTTGGCGGAAATCCGGCCTTGCCCGGCGAAGCGGACAAAGTCCGCGAAGCCGGAGGATTGTTTGTGATGGGCACAGAACGGCACGAGGCCAGAAGAATTGATAATCAATTGAGGGGGCGGGCCGGCCGGCAAGGCGATCCGGGCCAGACGCAGTTTCTTGTTTCTTTGGAAGACGATTTAATGCGGGTTTTTGGTTCGGAAAAAATCAAAAAAATGATGGGCGCTTTCGGCATTCCCGAAAACGAGCCGATTGAAAATAAAATAGTTTCGCGCGCTTTGGAATCGGCGCAAGCGAAAATTGAAGGTTTTAATTTTGACGCCCGCCGCCATATTTTGGAATACGACGACGTAATGAACCGCCAGCGCCAGTTAATTTATCGGCGCCGGCGCGAGATTCTTGTTGGTCAAGGTGGAGAAATTGAAAAGCGGGCCGCGGAATTGGTTGAAGATGAATTGACTGACTTAATTGATTTTCACGCTCAAGGCGATACCGCTGAATGGAAAATAAAAGAAATTTCTGAAAATCTGCGCGCTCGTTTGGAAACAGATGAAAGCGTTGGCCGGGAATTGATTAAAATAACGGAGAGCGGAGAATCAACGAATGAAATAAGAGAAAAAATCAAGGATTATGTTTTGGAACTTTGGCGAAATTTTTTGGCAAAAAAGAAAAAAGATTTAGGCGAAGAAAATTTTTCACGGCTTTTAAAAATGCTGATGATTCAGATTATGGATATGCTTTGGGTGGGGCATTTGGAAGCGATGGATTATCTCCGTTCTTCGGTGCGTCTTCGCGCTTACGGCCAGCATGATCCTTTGATAGAATATAAAAATGAAGGAGCGCGGATATTTAAAGAATTGGAAGCCGCGATTAGAGCTCATCTTTCGCATTTAATTCTTAAAATCAGCGGCCAACCAACGCTGTCAACAACGAAATCGCGGGAAATTCAGCAATCCGGCAAAAAGGCGGGCCGAAACGATCCCTGCCCGTGCGGTTCGGGAAAAAAATATAAAAAGTGCCACGGGCAATGAGAAATAAAAATAGCACAAAATATAGATACGGTAACTTCGGTAATTTAAGACAGCATTATGCAGAAGCAAGACGAGGTTTTCCGCAAGATATTATAGATTGGTTTCGGTCGTTTATGAAAAATAAGAAGGCGCGTATTCTTGATTTGGGTTGCGGTACTGGAATTTCAACAAGACAGATTGCGGAAAGTGGCGGAGTGGTTATGGGCTGTGATATTGATGAGCAGATGATTTCGGAAGCAAAGAAAGCTGATGATGGATTAGAATATTTGGTTGCCGGGGCAGAAAACTTGCCGTTTAACAATTCCGTGTTTGATGCTATAACGACTTTTAGCGCTTTCCATTGGTTTACGAATGCGAAAGCGCTATCGGAAATTAAAAGAACGCTAAAGACAGATGGAATATTCTTTGTAGTCAATAAGAACGACGCGGGCGATTTTAAGAAGAGGTACAAAGAAATTATAAAAAGTGTGCTGCAGCAAGATTTGCCAGAAGCAAAGAAAGGATATGAACCAGAAAGATTGTTGAAAGAATCGGGCCTGAAGAACGTTCAAGTTAAAAGTTTTGAAACGAGCGAATATTTTAACCCCGAGCAAGCAATACAGTATCTACAATCTGTTAGTATATGGAATTTAGTACCAGACGACATGAAACCGACAACATTAAAATTACTAGAAGATTATTGCCAAGAAAAAACAGTCGATGGAAAAGTAGAACGAAAATTGAATATAAAATGCGTCGCTGGTCGTGTGTGATGGACAATAAAGTGCAAAAGTGCCATGGGAAATAATATGGAAAATCATAAATTATTTGAGATAAGCCAGAGTGCGATTATTCAAGATAGTGCCGGGCGAATTCTTATTCTAAAGAAGAATAAGAAATGGTTATTGCCTGGAGGAAGATTAGAAGAAAACGAAACATGGTTGGAAGGATTACAACGAGAGGTAGAAGAAGAGGCCGGGATAGAAAAATTTTCGATTAAGAAGATTTTGGATATAGATACTAGCGATGATAAAAATACTTATATTGCAACATTTCTTTGCAAAGTTGAGGATGTGCAAGTTAAGTTGAGTAGTGAACACCAAGAATATGTTTGGTTAAATTTGAAAGATATTGATAAGTATGAATTTTGGCACGAAAAGATTAAAGATAGATTGAAAATTCTCCTGGGTGCTAGTCAATAAGCGACAGAGGTGTTATGGGTCATGAGAGATTTATTTCAACAA from Candidatus Niyogibacteria bacterium includes:
- the mnmA gene encoding tRNA 2-thiouridine(34) synthase MnmA, giving the protein MKKPKVFVALSGGVDSSVAAALLKKEERFDIIGAHMICWKDAVARAKNERCAAERDAEDARRVADKLDIPFYVFDFTEEYREKVFDYMVREYRSGRTPNPDVMCNKEIKFGIFLEKAISLGADFVATGHYARVKNVRFEEQNTVSLYQAKDKNKDQSYFLWTLTQNQLKHALFPIGDYTKNEVREMARKFNLPTAEKKDSQGLCFVGKIDFAEFLKGLISAHKGAAVSAAGRKIGEHDGAEFYTIGQRHGIGVGGGELPLYVAQKDIKANVIVMVEKDNPLLYKKELMAGDINWIAGKSPKLPFKCETRVRYRQPLQEARIMNDESRIKVVFNKPQRAVAPGQSVVFYLPAVASAKAGDKKQVLGGGIIC
- the raiA gene encoding ribosome-associated translation inhibitor RaiA, giving the protein MRIHIKTTNFELTSAVKALAQEKLFFPAEKLLETLNNKADIIFEAELAKITKHHKEGKVWRCEINLDLPGIKNILRAGALGESLEEAINLVKSKMEREIKKYKDKSVRKDREVIREIKHNL
- a CDS encoding arginine decarboxylase, pyruvoyl-dependent; translation: MVPSRIFFTKGVGVHKERLASFELALRAAGIAHCNLILVSSIYPPGVKKISKEEGVKMLRPGEVVFAVYDREATNEPNRLIAASVGVAIPADGNQHGYLSEHHAFGETEEKAGEYAEDLAASMLASTLGIEFNAQTAWDEREQIFKMSGKIVRVSNITQSAVGNKDGLWTTVFAAAVFVE
- the secA gene encoding preprotein translocase subunit SecA, with the protein product MFGNIARIFGNANEKFLKQLNSLVERINSLERDFKDLKDGDLPEKTQEFKERLKKGETLDDLLPEAFALVREAAKRTLNQRHYDVQLLGGIILHQGKIAEMKTGEGKTLVATLPAYLNALLEKGAHIVTVNDYLSRRDAVWMGQIYHILGLKVGCLNHEASYLYDPIYKNQENEQNKFQNKLDEIRDTEGSFKVVHEFLRPCSRKEAYEADITYGTNNEFGFDYLRDNMAYDLAQVSQKNHYFAVVDEVDSILIDEARTPLIISAPDEESGELYRNFSKIAPRLQKGADYNVDEKMKAVIITDGGIGKVEKILGVENIYTEKGIKYVHHLEQALRAQALFQRDRDYVVKNNEVLIVDEFTGRLMPGRRWSDGLHQAIEAKEGVSVQRESRTMASITFQNYFRMYEKLSGMTGTALTSAEEFHKVYNLEVLAVPTNKPLIRKNFSDKIFQTEKGKFQAVVEKIKECRKKNQPILVGTVSIKKNEKLSALLTREGVPHKLLNAKNHEKEGAIIAQAGRPGAVTIATNMAGRGVDILLGGNPALPGEADKVREAGGLFVMGTERHEARRIDNQLRGRAGRQGDPGQTQFLVSLEDDLMRVFGSEKIKKMMGAFGIPENEPIENKIVSRALESAQAKIEGFNFDARRHILEYDDVMNRQRQLIYRRRREILVGQGGEIEKRAAELVEDELTDLIDFHAQGDTAEWKIKEISENLRARLETDESVGRELIKITESGESTNEIREKIKDYVLELWRNFLAKKKKDLGEENFSRLLKMLMIQIMDMLWVGHLEAMDYLRSSVRLRAYGQHDPLIEYKNEGARIFKELEAAIRAHLSHLILKISGQPTLSTTKSREIQQSGKKAGRNDPCPCGSGKKYKKCHGQ
- a CDS encoding class I SAM-dependent methyltransferase, yielding MRNKNSTKYRYGNFGNLRQHYAEARRGFPQDIIDWFRSFMKNKKARILDLGCGTGISTRQIAESGGVVMGCDIDEQMISEAKKADDGLEYLVAGAENLPFNNSVFDAITTFSAFHWFTNAKALSEIKRTLKTDGIFFVVNKNDAGDFKKRYKEIIKSVLQQDLPEAKKGYEPERLLKESGLKNVQVKSFETSEYFNPEQAIQYLQSVSIWNLVPDDMKPTTLKLLEDYCQEKTVDGKVERKLNIKCVAGRV
- a CDS encoding NUDIX domain-containing protein, encoding MENHKLFEISQSAIIQDSAGRILILKKNKKWLLPGGRLEENETWLEGLQREVEEEAGIEKFSIKKILDIDTSDDKNTYIATFLCKVEDVQVKLSSEHQEYVWLNLKDIDKYEFWHEKIKDRLKILLGASQ